The Weissella confusa DNA window GTTGGTGGTACAGTCCAAGTTATCGCAACCGGCGTACCAGTTGGCTTGGGGTCATATGTTTCCGCTGATACAAAGTTGGATGCCAAGATTGCGCGCGCCATTATTGGCATTAACGCGTTCAAGGGCGTTGAATTTGGTGGCGGGTTTGAGAACGCTGAAAAGTTCGGCTCAGAAGTGATGGACGAAATCTACTGGAGCGAAGAACGTGGTTTCTACCGCGGGTCTAACAACCTCGGCGGGTTCGAAGGTGGGATGACCAACGGTGAACCAGTGGTGGTGAAGGGCGTTGTGAAGCCAATTCCAACGCTTTATCGACCAATGCAAAGTGTCGATATCGATACCCACGAAGACCATCGTGCGTCAGTGGAACGCTCTGATACAACGGCGGTTACCGCAGCTGCCGTAATCGCGGAGCACATGGTTGCCATTGAGTTGGCCACTGCCATTTTGGATAAATTTGATACAGATAATATGGATCGTTTGAAGGAGCAATTAGCGGCGTACCGTGCCGAAATTAAAAACTTCTAAGTCGCCCCGAAAGGAGTAAGTTATGACTAACCGACAATTAAAAACTGCAGCAACCGGCATTAATGGCCAGTTAACGGTACCGGGGGACAAGAGTATTTCACACCGTGCGGTTATGTTGGGGAGTATTGCAACTGGGGAGACGACGATTTACGGACTGCTCGATTCGGATGATGTCCGAAATACATTGGGCGCCATGCAGCAGTTGGGGGTAACCGTCGATTGGTATGATGACCGTGTCGTTGTGCACGGCCGACCACTTACGACGTTGACGGAGCCCGAGGAACCGCTTGATATGGGGAATTCTGGTACTAGTACGCGCTTGTTGATGGGATTGTTGGCGAATCAGCCATTCCCGATGACGTTTGTTGGGGATGCTAGTTTGAGCACTCGTCCATTGGCGCGCGTGATTGATCCATTGACGAAAATGGGGGCCCGTTTTGTGTCGACGAATCACCGTTTGCCGGTGACGACGATGCCTGGCTTTGGCTTGCATGGGATTCACTACCGTTTGCCAGTGGCATCTGCGCAAGTGAAGAGTGCTTTGATTTTAGCTGGCTTGCAAGCTGAAGGCGAAACGGTGATTACCGAACCGTTGGCGACGCGTGACCACACTGAACGGATGTTGCAAAAGTTTGGCGTAGCAGTTACCCGTGATGGCCAAGATATTATCGTGACGCCGAACACAACTTTGACTGGGACAACGATTAACGTGCCTGGTGATATTTCATCGGCTGCGTTTTGGATTGTGGCCGCATTGTTGGTGCCAAATAGTGAGTTGCGCTTGACCGGCGTCGGGATTAACCCAACGCGTGACGGCATTTTACGTTTGTTGCGTCGCATGGGTGCAGTGATTGAACTGGATAATGTGATTTCAGAAGGTGAACCAACCGCGGATTTGATTGTTCGTACACAAGCCTTGCAAGCGACAGCCATTACGTCAGAAGATATTCCGACAGCGGTCGATGAAATTCCGATGCTGGTGTTGGCGGCGACGCAAGCGCTTGGCGACACCTTGATTACAGGTGCCCAGGAACTTCACGTGAAAGAAACGGATCGCATTGCGACGGTGACCACGCAACTCAATAAGTTAGGGGCGAACATCGAGGCTCGCGAAGATGGGTTCTTGGTGCACGGTGGTACGCCGTTGCATGTTGAAGAGGCAACGGTGGTTGATTCATCAGGCGATCACCGAATTGGGATGATGCTGGCGATTGCGGCCTTGTTGACGGATGGTGAAGTTGCTTTGGCAAACGCTGATTCAGTCAGCGTGTCATATCCAAGCTTCTTTGCGGACCTAGAAAGATTGGTGGAAG harbors:
- the aroA gene encoding 3-phosphoshikimate 1-carboxyvinyltransferase translates to MTNRQLKTAATGINGQLTVPGDKSISHRAVMLGSIATGETTIYGLLDSDDVRNTLGAMQQLGVTVDWYDDRVVVHGRPLTTLTEPEEPLDMGNSGTSTRLLMGLLANQPFPMTFVGDASLSTRPLARVIDPLTKMGARFVSTNHRLPVTTMPGFGLHGIHYRLPVASAQVKSALILAGLQAEGETVITEPLATRDHTERMLQKFGVAVTRDGQDIIVTPNTTLTGTTINVPGDISSAAFWIVAALLVPNSELRLTGVGINPTRDGILRLLRRMGAVIELDNVISEGEPTADLIVRTQALQATAITSEDIPTAVDEIPMLVLAATQALGDTLITGAQELHVKETDRIATVTTQLNKLGANIEAREDGFLVHGGTPLHVEEATVVDSSGDHRIGMMLAIAALLTDGEVALANADSVSVSYPSFFADLERLVEA